Proteins co-encoded in one Schistocerca cancellata isolate TAMUIC-IGC-003103 chromosome 5, iqSchCanc2.1, whole genome shotgun sequence genomic window:
- the LOC126189014 gene encoding uncharacterized protein LOC126189014, translating to MNKYLVVLAVLLVAAMCVSPLWASAVPDHHGGPQHSQHHGGGSQHHGGGSQHHGGPGQHQGGGPGQHQGGAGHHDSHGGVGHHG from the coding sequence GTGGTCCTGGCCGTGCTCCTGGTCGCCGCCATGTGCGTCTCGCCACTTTGGGCCAGCGCTGTGCCGGATCACCATGGAGGCCCTCAGCACTCGCAGCACCATGGTGGCGGATCCCAGCACCACGGTGGCGGCTCCCAGCACCACGGTGGCCCTGGGCAGCACCAAGGCGGTGGCCCAGGCCAGCACCAAGGCGGCGCCGGCCACCACGACTCCCACGGAGGTGTGGGCCACCATGGCTGA